In Polypterus senegalus isolate Bchr_013 chromosome 12, ASM1683550v1, whole genome shotgun sequence, the following are encoded in one genomic region:
- the amigo3 gene encoding amphoterin-induced protein 3 codes for MWAAESTLTLLGTLLLQLPAKASASEYHSCNASCICASDILSCVNKSLYQVPTNLPTSTTALDLSHNMIVQLKNRSFWKLSRLEMLRLAHNRLTDISQGAFLNASGVRHLDLSSNRLQVVEQHYFQELCNLEELLLYNNHISRVDNKALSSLTKLHKAYFSWNLLTDFPFFSIQQESHPLLTTLDISSNRLLALPIEEVAALPVSIKNGLFLHNNPLRCECTLYSMFHHWEREGFSSVHDFREEHTCLAYGQTRAQIRFFHHVRIFENCTFYVPGMPNTSQGNLQAYVGEPLHINCGTILHGAHTTYHWISPHREFIIPPSNTNKTIYMYTNGSLEIKEAQIEDSGIYICVAINRGLMRNETREVNVTVLKRRSHGEGFNTALTTLLGCVVTLVLVVMYLYLTPCYCCCRKQPSASPTNECSAQSSILTSTPPASTEGPGRKISGNKHVVFLEPIKEVQNGRLKMMLGSDNSQQMQHFKSDSDSITSLYSDSPMVL; via the coding sequence ATGTGGGCAGCCGAGTCGACGCTTACTCTCCTGGGCACGCTGCTGCTCCAGCTACCTGCAAAGGCCAGTGCTTCTGAATATCACAGCTGCAATGCCTCCTGCATCTGTGCATCAGATATCTTGAGTTGTGTCAACAAAAGCCTGTACCAAGTACCCACCAACTTGCCCACTTCAACTACTGCATTGGACCTCAGCCACAACATGATAGTCCAATTGAAAAATAGGAGCTTCTGGAAGCTTTCACGCCTTGAAATGTTGCGGTTGGCACACAACCGACTAACTGACATCTCTCAGGGGGCTTTCTTGAATGCCAGTGGTGTGCGCCACCTGGACCTTTCATCAAACAGGTTGCAGGTTGTGGAGCAGCACTACTTCCAGGAGCTGTGCAACTTAGAGGAGTTACTGCTCTACAACAATCATATTTCACGAGTAGACAACAAAGCTTTGTCTTCTCTGACCAAGCTTCACAAGGCTTACTTCAGCTGGAACTTACTTACTGATTTTCCATTCTTCTCCATCCAGCAGGAAAGTCACCCCCTGTTGACCACTTTGGACATTTCATCCAACCGGCTACTGGCACTACCAATTGAGGAAGTGGCAGCTCTGCCAGTAAGCATTAAAAACGGCCTCTTCTTGCACAATAACCCGCTGAGATGTGAATGCACTCTGTACAGCATGTTCCACCACTGGGAGCGGGAGGGATTTAGCTCAGTGCATGATTTTCGCGAGGAACATACATGCCTAGCGTATGGACAGACCCGTGCACAGATTCGCTTCTTCCATCATGTGCGTATCTTTGAGAACTGCACCTTCTATGTTCCTGGGATGCCAAACACCTCTCAAGGTAACCTGCAAGCATATGTGGGTGAACCACTGCACATCAACTGTGGTACGATCTTGCATGGGGCACATACAACCTATCACTGGATCTCACCCCACCGTGAGTTCATTATACCACCAAGTAACACCAACAAGACTATTTACATGTATACCAATGGCAGCCTGGAAATAAAGGAAGCTCAGATTGAAGACTCTGGAATTTACATCTGTGTGGCCATCAACCGTGGGCTGATGCGTAATGAGACTAGGGAAGTGAATGTAACCGTGCTGAAACGCCGTTCCCATGGGGAAGGATTCAATACGGCATTGACCACGTTGCTGGGCTGTGTGGTTACCTTGGTCCTGGTGGTCATGTATCTCTACCTGACACCCTGCTATTGCTGCTGTCGCAAGCAGCCCTCTGCAAGTCCTACCAATGAGTGCAGTGCTCAGTCTTCCATTCTGACCAGCACACCCCCTGCTAGCACAGAGGGTCCTGGTAGAAAAATTAGTGGCAATAAGCATGTGGTTTTTCTCGAGCCAATTAA